In Chryseobacterium sp. C-71, the genomic window TGAATGAAATTATGCCAAAAGGCTTTTCTTCTGTAAGAACAGGAAAAAGAGATATGAGCTGGAGAGCCGATCAGCCTGCAACATTAGTTTTTGCCGAAGCTTTAGATGGTGGTGATCAGTCGAAAACCGTTGATTTCAGGGATGAAGTTTTCACATGGGAAGCTCCTTTTACTGCTGCTCCAAAGTCTTTTTTTAAAACTAAACAAAGATACGAAGGAACGAGCTGGACGAATAATCATTATGCAATCGTTTCTGAAGGTTGGTACGATACAAGAAACACAAAATCTTATTTAGTTGATTTAAATGACGGAAAATCTCAGGTGATTGAAGATAGAAATTACCAGGATGTTTACAGCGATCCGGGAAGTTTTCACACCACTAAAAATGATTTCGGAAGATATGTTTTAGATATGAAAGGAGACAAAGCATATTTAATTGGAGCAGGATTCACCAAAGACGGACAGCATCCTTTCATCGATGAGATGGATATGAAATCATTGAAAAAGAAAAGACTCTACACTTCGAATCTTAAAGGTGCAAAAGAAGAAATCATCGATATCATCAATCCTGCGAAAGGAGAGGTGTTGACGATTCAGCAGTCAGCAAGTCAGTATCCGAATTATTTTAAGAAAAATATTAAATCTAATAAAGCGGAAGCAGTTACAAACTTTGCCAATCCTTTTGAAAGCATTAAAGATGTTTATAAAGAAGTCATTACGTACAAAAGAAATGACGGCGTTACTTTGACGGGAACACTTTATTTACCTGCAAACTACGACAGGAAAGCGAAAAAAGAAAAACTGCCTTTGTTGATTTGGGCTTATCCTACCGAATATAAAGATAAAAATACAGCTGGTCAGAACACGCAAAATCCTAATGACTTTACCTTCCCTTATTACGGTTCATTTGTTTACTGGACGGCTAAAGGTTATGCAGTCTTGGATGACGCTGCGTTTCCAATTATTGGCGAAGGAAAAACAGAACCGAATGACACTTTTATACCTCAATTGGTGGCTAATGGAAAAGCTGCCATCGATGCAGTAGATCAGTTAGGTTACATTGACAGAAATAAAGTTGCAGTTGGCGGACATTCTTATGGAGCATTTATGACGGCTAATCTTCTGACTCATTCTAAAGATTACGCTTGCGGAATTGCAAGAAGTGGTGCATACAACAGAACCTTGACACCGTTTGGTTTCCAAAGTGAGCAGAGAAATTACTGGGATGTTCCGGAAATTTATAACACCATGTCACCGTTTATGAATGCTGACAAAATGAAGACGCCAATGTTGTTGATTCATGGTGATGCCGACAACAATCCCGGAACGTTTACTTTGCAGACCGAAAGATATTTCCAGGCTTTGAAAAACCTTGGAGCACCTGTGAAAATGGTTCTTCTTCCAAAAGAAGCTCACGGATATGTTGCTAAAGAAAATATCTTGCATTTGCTTTGGGAACAGGATCAGTTTTTGGAAAAATGTTTAAAGAAATAAATAATAGAACTCGTTCAAGCAGAACGAGTTTTTTTATGAATACACTAAAGAATAATTCACATTGGGTTCACTTTAATTTTTGTAATTTTCTGCGGTAAAATTTAGTTTAAATATTAGATCCCGAAAGGATTTCTGTTACAAAAAAAGTTATGTTAAAAACAAACCAGCCATTTTTAGATTATTTAGAAAAAATATATAATAATCAGGATAACAAAGGAAATATCATTATAGAATCTTTTGAAAAAGGAGACAAAATACTGACTCAAAATGAGATTTCAAACAACATCATGCTCATCAGAACCGGAATTACAAAATGTTTTTTCACAGAAAAAAATGATCAGGAATACATCGTTGAATTCTTAGGAAAAGGAGAAATTATTGGTGAAATAGAAGTGATGAAAAATGTTCCGTGTATTTGCAGTATTGAGGCTATAACGGAAGTTACTGTATTTTCAATGACGATTCCGTACTTTCAGTCATTGATCAAAAGCAACATCAATTTAAACAATTTATTGCTTGATGTTTTTGCGGAACGTATTGTAAATACCTCCAACCGATCATCTTATCAGCAGCTTCACGCAACAGAACATACTTTATCTCAACTTTTGGAACTAAAAGCGAAAGAAATGAAAGTTTCAAAAGAAGATATGGCAGCTTATCTGGGAACTACCGTCAGAAGTCTGAACAAAGCTTTGAAAGATGTTAAAGACAGGACTATGTAATTCATAAAAAACGATTTTTTGCATGATTTTATTTAATTTAATAATTTTTAATTGAATAAATGACACCTTCCTGACCATCAAAATTAAAGTCTCGTTGATATTGAAGTCCAATTTTTTCTAAAACTTTTATGGAAGCTGTATTTTCTTTCATGGCTCTTCCTATAATTGTTTTTAAATTTAATTTAGCAAAACCATAATCGACACAGGCTTTCGCACTTTCAGTCGCATAGCCTTTATTCCATAAATGTTCAAAAAAGCGAAAGCCAATATCGGTTTCATCAAGTTTTTCATCATATTTTAGTCCGCACCAGCCAATAAAATCTTGCGTTGATTTGTTGATGACTGCCCATCTTCCAAATCCATTTTTCTGATAATCTGAATAGTTTTGTAAGAATGTTTCAGCTTCGTCAATATCTTTAAATGCTGAATTTCCGGTGTACTTAATGACGTTTGGATTTAAATTTAATTCATAGAAATTTTGAGCATCGGTGATTTCAAATTCTCTTAGTAAAAGGCGATCGGTTTCGAGTATCGTTTTCATCATGAGTTAATTAAAACTTAAAGATAACAAATAAAAAAAGCGATCCAAAGACCGCTTAATATTATAATTTACTTGCTTTAATTCTTCTTGCTGACATATCCAGAAAACGTTTGACCAGCATAAATGCTGAAATCGTTAATCCCAATCCAAGGGCTATCCACATTCCGAAAGCGCCCATTCTTAAGGTTACACAAAGGAAATATCCTAAAGGAATGGTAATTAGCCAATACGCAATGAACGTAATGATTGACGGTATTTTCACATCTTGCAAACCTCTCAACATCCCCAAAGCCGTCACCTGAACTCCATCAGAAAGCTGGAATAATGCAGCAATAATCATGAGTTTCGATGCCAACATAATCACTTCAACTTCTTCAGGTTTTGTGAAAAATGTAGGCAAAATATTTCGACCTAAAATGAAGACAATCCCACAAAGACACATAAAAAGAAAGGCAATTTTTAAATTGTTAATTCCTATTTTTCTTAATTCCACGAAATTCTGTTCACCTAGTTTTCTACCAATCATTACTGTTGAAGCCACACTAAAACCGATGCATAAATTAAAGGTAAATGACGCCATACTCAATGCTATCTGATGAGATGCAATGTCGTGAGCCGAAATTAATCCACAGATAAAAGCAGCTGCAGCGAAAGCCGTTACTTCAAAGAACATTTGTAAAGCAGTCGGGAAGCCTAGTCTCACCATTTTTTCAAACATTTGCTTAGAGAAAACCTGTATTTTCAAAGAGAACTGTTTGACATACAATCTGGTTTTTGGTTCTTTCATTAAAACAAAATAAAGAAAAACCACCATGAATATTCTGGCAATTAAACTCGCTAGAGCTGAACCTTTTACACCCATTTCAGGGAAAATCCAAAGTCCTTTGATGAAAACGTAATTCAGAACGATATTAATCACATTCGCAATAATAGTCGCTTTCGTAACTCCGATTGTATATGATAAACCTTCAGAAACTTCTCTCAAAGTCTGAAATGCCATAAACGGAACAATACTGATCGCCATGATCCATAAAAAATCTGCTGTATCAGGAATAATTTTCGCTGGCTGACCCGAATGATAGAGTAGCGGTAACCCTAAAAACAAGACCAACATCAAAATAATTCCTACCGTCATATTGATGACAAAACCATGACTGAATACCGAATTGATGGTTTTGTGGTCATTCTGAGAATGCGCCTCAGAAACCAACGGCGGAATTGCAAACGAAAATCCCAATGCCAAAACGAACATTGAGAAAAATACTGCATTACCCAAAGAAACAGACGCCAAAGCATCCGCACCTAATAATTTACCTACAATAATATTATCGAATAGGTTTACAGAAACCTGCCCAACCTGAGTAAGCATTACCGGAAGTGCCAGTGTAAGGGCTTCTTTCGTGTAATTTTTATTTAAAAAGCTCATAATAGTTCAAAAAAAATTTGCAGTATAGTTACTGCAAATTTTTATAATTTATTTTAATTAATAATTAAATTATTTTCTCACAAAACTTGCAACATCCTCTTCGGAAACCGTAGCTCCTCCAAGAATAATTAATCTTTCAACAACATTTCTCAATTCTCTGATGTTTCCTGTCCATGATAACGCTTTTAAAGCATCAATCGCAGTGTCATCAAATTTTTTCAAAGCTGTACCGTGCTCATCAGAAATCAGGGTAGAAAAGTGGTCTACCAACAATTTGATATCTTCTTTTCTCTCATCCAAAGGCGGAACGTAGATTTCAATAACCGAAAGTCTGTGATACAAATCTTCTCTGAATCTTCCGGCCTCGATTTCTTTCGCCATATTTTTATTGGTTGCTGCAAGTACCCTTACATCAACTTTGATCTCTTTATCGCTTCCTACAGGAGAAACTTTGCTTTCCTGCAATGCTCTTAAAACCTTTGCCTGAGCGATTAAACTCATATCTCCGATTTCGTCTAAGAAAATAGTACCACCGGTAGCCTGTTCAAATTTCCCTTGTTTGTCTTTGATAGCACCTGTAAACGAACCTTTTACGTGACCAAAAAGTTCAGATTCAATCAGTTCAGAAGGAATCGCAGCACAATTTACTTCTACCATTGGGCCTCTTGCTCTTTCACTTAAATTGTGAATAGCGTGGGCAACCAGTTCTTTACCAGCACCGTTTGGTCCTGTAATTAAAACTCTAGCATCAGAAACTGCCACTTTTTCAATCATCTCCTGAATTTTTTTCAACGGAGCAGACTCACCAATCATTTGGTATTTCTTGTTGACTTTTCTCTTCAGGGTTTTATTTTCGGTCTGAAGATTTTTATTTTCTTTCTTTAAAGTTTCCTTTACTAAAGCGTTTTTCACACTTGTAATCAATCGGTTGATGTCGATTGGTTTTGAGATAAAATCGTAAGCTCCATCCTTTAAGCAAGCTACCGCAGAATCGATATCGGCATGGCCGGAAATCATGATAAATGTTGATTCAGGCTTTAAAACCAAACTTTGTTTTAAAAATTCAGTCCCTGACATTTTGGGCATTTTGATGTCTGAAATGACTAAGGCAAAGTCTTCTTTCTCAACATGTTTATAGCCTTCAAGGCCATCTTCGGCAATTACAAATTCATAATCGGGAAGTTCATCCGAAAGAATACTGTGAAGTACTCCGGAGATTGCTTTTTCGTCTTCTACAATAAGGATTTTTTGCATAGTCGCAAATTTAGGTATTTTTTGGTTGAGTATTAGCAAAAATCGTTCCCAAAAGGTTATATTGAGTAATCTCTACTTCCGAAAATTGCAGAACCTACACGTATAGAATTGGCTCCGCATTCAATTGCAATAGGGAAGTCGTCACTCATTCCCATAGAAAGGGTCTGTAATGGTTTGATCTTGCTTAAATTATCAAAAAGACTCTTCAATTTTTCAAATTCTTTTCGCACCTGATTTTCTTCTTCCGTAAAAGTTGCCATTCCCATCAATCCTGTGATTTCAACATTTGGAAATTCACCATCAATGAATTTTTTAAATAAATTTTCTGCTTCTTCCATTTCCAATCCGAACTTAGTGTCTTCTTCAGCAATCTTCACCTGAAGTAAAACTTTTATTTTTCGGTTATGCTTTCCGGCTTCTTTATTGATTTCATTTAAAAGCTTTTCAGAATCAACACTTTGAATGGTGTCAATGAATTCTGCAATGTATTTTACTTTGTTTGTCTGAAGATGTCCAATCAAATGCCATTGAATATCTTGTGGAAGTAGAGCATATTTCTCAACCAATTCCTGCACTTTATTTTCGCCAAAAACTTTTTGACCTAAATCATAAACTTCCTGAATTGCTGAAATGGGATGTGTTTTTGAAACCGCTACCAGTTCAACATGTGAAGAAAGTTGATCTTTTATATTCTTATAATTTTTTTTAATACTCATACCTGCAAATTTCTGAAATTTAGAAAAGAAAAACTATAAAATTATGAATTTTATTGAGTAGTGAATCTGTTTTGAAAGGTTTTTACTGCAAGTAAAACTTTCAATAGGAATTATTGTAAAACAAAATTTCACAAAATGTAAAAACCTCTTCACGATTCACATCAGGTCCTTTTGAATATCTTAGAGCCTGCTTAAATTTCATTAATTGTGAAGTTGAAAATAAATAAAAAAAATGCAACCGAATTGAGTTGCATTTTTTTATGATTTTTGAGTGAATTTTAATTTAAAATAGTACTAATTCCTTCAAGAACTTCATTTTCTAAATTTTTGATTTTCTGTTTTTTTGCCCAAACATATAGCCCGATGGGCAACATGAAAATCAAGAAAACACCAGAATCCAACTGTGTTGTGGTTTTAATTTTACCAGATTCCGGGAAAGCGTCTATTTTCACATTTCCGGTAAGTGTAAAACCGCTGGTTCTTACCTGCAAAGCTCCGAAGCTTGTCTGAATTTTGTACTGTGGGAATTTTTTTCTTAATCCTTCAACAAGGTCATTTTTTAAAAATGGCTTAACATTTACATTTTGCATAAAGATTTGGTTATCTTTTGAATGTTTAATTTCTGCTTTTTGCAGAGTGATTGATTGGTGATTTTATTTTAAGGCTTTTGAAATCATTGCGCAGTCTGCAGTTTCAAATTTTTGTCCGTCTTTATAGGTAACTTTCTTTTCATCTGCATACTTCATTTCGCCATTTTCATCTTTTTGATTTCCAATGCCTTCTTGAAGAGTTCCGTCTTTCTGAATGAAGAAAATATCTCTTTTGCTGGTAGTTCCTTCTGATGCAAATTCGTAAGTCAGTTTCAAGGTATCTCCAGATTTGAATCCTGCTAAATCACCTTTTGAACTGTCCTTTTCACTGTTTTTGTATCTCATTTTTCCGGTTACAGTACCCAAATTATCATCGATAGTTACGAAAACACTGTCTTTACCGGTAACGCCCAAATAACAGAATGATTTTGAGCCTAAAG contains:
- a CDS encoding GNAT family N-acetyltransferase; amino-acid sequence: MKTILETDRLLLREFEITDAQNFYELNLNPNVIKYTGNSAFKDIDEAETFLQNYSDYQKNGFGRWAVINKSTQDFIGWCGLKYDEKLDETDIGFRFFEHLWNKGYATESAKACVDYGFAKLNLKTIIGRAMKENTASIKVLEKIGLQYQRDFNFDGQEGVIYSIKNY
- a CDS encoding YggS family pyridoxal phosphate-dependent enzyme; amino-acid sequence: MSIKKNYKNIKDQLSSHVELVAVSKTHPISAIQEVYDLGQKVFGENKVQELVEKYALLPQDIQWHLIGHLQTNKVKYIAEFIDTIQSVDSEKLLNEINKEAGKHNRKIKVLLQVKIAEEDTKFGLEMEEAENLFKKFIDGEFPNVEITGLMGMATFTEEENQVRKEFEKLKSLFDNLSKIKPLQTLSMGMSDDFPIAIECGANSIRVGSAIFGSRDYSI
- a CDS encoding sigma-54 dependent transcriptional regulator yields the protein MQKILIVEDEKAISGVLHSILSDELPDYEFVIAEDGLEGYKHVEKEDFALVISDIKMPKMSGTEFLKQSLVLKPESTFIMISGHADIDSAVACLKDGAYDFISKPIDINRLITSVKNALVKETLKKENKNLQTENKTLKRKVNKKYQMIGESAPLKKIQEMIEKVAVSDARVLITGPNGAGKELVAHAIHNLSERARGPMVEVNCAAIPSELIESELFGHVKGSFTGAIKDKQGKFEQATGGTIFLDEIGDMSLIAQAKVLRALQESKVSPVGSDKEIKVDVRVLAATNKNMAKEIEAGRFREDLYHRLSVIEIYVPPLDERKEDIKLLVDHFSTLISDEHGTALKKFDDTAIDALKALSWTGNIRELRNVVERLIILGGATVSEEDVASFVRK
- a CDS encoding S9 family peptidase; the encoded protein is MKIKLTICLLAFLNFYEAQENISYQKPSAEILKLADYDRPPSVLTNSKKDWVVFVYRPTYKTLDDLNQQEMKLGGLRINPVTNISSSTSYSYNLKVRKMNDKTEVQVKGLLTNPKITNTSFSPDEKKLAFTNTTDKGVELWVVDLETATAKKITKDNLNANLGNPYSWIKDSQSFLVKVLPENRPKLTDSSKDLPTGPIVSTADGKVSQNRTYQDLLKNPQDEKNFEILTASELFNVDLNGNLKKIKDQDLYGGISYSPDGNYLMLTTIKKPFSYIVPLNRFPMTTTVYDNKGNVVKVVNEVPLNEIMPKGFSSVRTGKRDMSWRADQPATLVFAEALDGGDQSKTVDFRDEVFTWEAPFTAAPKSFFKTKQRYEGTSWTNNHYAIVSEGWYDTRNTKSYLVDLNDGKSQVIEDRNYQDVYSDPGSFHTTKNDFGRYVLDMKGDKAYLIGAGFTKDGQHPFIDEMDMKSLKKKRLYTSNLKGAKEEIIDIINPAKGEVLTIQQSASQYPNYFKKNIKSNKAEAVTNFANPFESIKDVYKEVITYKRNDGVTLTGTLYLPANYDRKAKKEKLPLLIWAYPTEYKDKNTAGQNTQNPNDFTFPYYGSFVYWTAKGYAVLDDAAFPIIGEGKTEPNDTFIPQLVANGKAAIDAVDQLGYIDRNKVAVGGHSYGAFMTANLLTHSKDYACGIARSGAYNRTLTPFGFQSEQRNYWDVPEIYNTMSPFMNADKMKTPMLLIHGDADNNPGTFTLQTERYFQALKNLGAPVKMVLLPKEAHGYVAKENILHLLWEQDQFLEKCLKK
- a CDS encoding MATE family efflux transporter, whose translation is MSFLNKNYTKEALTLALPVMLTQVGQVSVNLFDNIIVGKLLGADALASVSLGNAVFFSMFVLALGFSFAIPPLVSEAHSQNDHKTINSVFSHGFVINMTVGIILMLVLFLGLPLLYHSGQPAKIIPDTADFLWIMAISIVPFMAFQTLREVSEGLSYTIGVTKATIIANVINIVLNYVFIKGLWIFPEMGVKGSALASLIARIFMVVFLYFVLMKEPKTRLYVKQFSLKIQVFSKQMFEKMVRLGFPTALQMFFEVTAFAAAAFICGLISAHDIASHQIALSMASFTFNLCIGFSVASTVMIGRKLGEQNFVELRKIGINNLKIAFLFMCLCGIVFILGRNILPTFFTKPEEVEVIMLASKLMIIAALFQLSDGVQVTALGMLRGLQDVKIPSIITFIAYWLITIPLGYFLCVTLRMGAFGMWIALGLGLTISAFMLVKRFLDMSARRIKASKL
- a CDS encoding Crp/Fnr family transcriptional regulator; the encoded protein is MLKTNQPFLDYLEKIYNNQDNKGNIIIESFEKGDKILTQNEISNNIMLIRTGITKCFFTEKNDQEYIVEFLGKGEIIGEIEVMKNVPCICSIEAITEVTVFSMTIPYFQSLIKSNINLNNLLLDVFAERIVNTSNRSSYQQLHATEHTLSQLLELKAKEMKVSKEDMAAYLGTTVRSLNKALKDVKDRTM